The Narcine bancroftii isolate sNarBan1 chromosome 11, sNarBan1.hap1, whole genome shotgun sequence genome has a window encoding:
- the LOC138745788 gene encoding interferon-gamma-inducible GTPase 10-like — MAPSVMLKYFSEAEVGSLQSMYSSGEVESTILQVKEKAKYLPSVPIHIALLGDAGSGKSTFINAMRGLHSDDPRAAPTGNDEASMVPTRYSYQSLPNVLLWDLPGANLAGFEMNLYLKEVRFERYDFYIIVSQSRFRECDGVFSKKIQEQEKGFYYIRSKIDNDAFSMQMQGIEFSEGERQIRKDILNNFQSVGVVPSAIFLISSLEVNKYDFPKLKSALATDLQSIKLNAFSLAVPNMVREIQEPKRRRLMWGVWLLSFLSALLGAARVPSFPLLTVIGCTLTGLIYLWRQVRFSDRERHSWQHHSPLKWLRVLPKALLGVLTLGCTVASFTHSITPVALSVCGAVTSFMFTFLVLKDELDAQLRSVQNRAGSALPPAWGTILSPYLSQ; from the coding sequence ATGGCCCCGTCTGTCATGCTCAAGTACTTcagtgaagcagaggtgggaagCCTGCAGTCCATGTACAGCAGTGGTGAAGTGGAATCCACCATCCTTCAGGTGAAGGAGAAGGCAAAGTATTTACCCAGTGTGCCTATTCACATTGCACTACTGGGTGATGCAGGTTCCGGGAAATCCACCTTCATCAACGCCATGAGGGGCCTCCACAGTGATGATCCCAGGGCTGCTCCAACTGGGAATGATGAAGCCAGCATGGTTCCAACCAGATATTCCTACCAATCCCTGCCCAATGTTCTGCTCTGGGACCTCCCTGGAGCCAACCTGGCTGGGTTTGAAATGAACCTTTACCTGAAAGAGGTGCGGTTCGAACGCTATGACTTTTACATCATTGTGTCCCAGTCGCGGTTCAGAGAGTGTGATGGTGTCTTTTCCAAAAAGATCCAGGAGCAGGAGAAAGGCTTCTACTACATCCGCTCCAAAATTGACAATGACGCCTTTTCCATGCAGATGCAAGGCATTGAgttcagtgaaggggagaggcaAATCCGCAAGGATATTTTGAACAACTTCCAAAGTGTCGGAGTTGTACCATCAGCTATTTTCCTGATCTCCAGTTTGGAGGTGAACAAATACGATTTTCCCAAATTAAAGTCTGCCCTTGCTACTGATCTCCAGAGCATCAAATTAAATGCCTTCTCGCTTGCAGTCCCAAATATGGTTCGGGAGATTCAAGAACCTAAACGCAGGAGGCTGATGTGGGGAGTCTGGCTGTTATCCTTTCTTTCTGCGCTGCTGGGCGCTGCGCGAGTGCCAAGTTTCCCTCTCCTCACGGTCATTGGCTGCACTCTTACTGGGTTGATTTACCTCTGGAGGCAGGTTCGTTTCAGTGACCGGGAGCGACACAGTTGGCAGCATCATTCACCCCTTAAGTGGCTCCGAGTACTTCCTAAAGCGCTGCTGGGGGTCCTCACTTTGGGCTGCACAGTAGCTAGCTTCACCCACAGCATCACCCCAGTGGCCCTCTCTGTATGTGGGGCAGTGACCTCCTTTATGTTCACTTTCCTTGTTCTGAAGGATGAACTTGATGCCCAGCTGCGATCAGTACAAAACCGTGCTGGAAGCGCACTTCCACCAGCCTGGGGGACCATCCTTAGTCCATACCTCTCTCAGTGA